TTCTGTAGTACAGTGTAACCCTTGATGCATCTTGTCTTTTGCAGGAGATAGTTGACAAGCAGGGTCATAGCAAAGTGCTGAGTTTTACAATTCCGTCTCTGTCCAAACCTTCGGTCTATCATGAAGTAAGTCACTTAAAACATGAAGCTGTTACTGATTGTAAAACAGTCTGCTTTTGGGGGCCTGTTCATTAGGAAAAGAAGTGAAAACTAGTTTGACATTTCTCATGACGACATAGTAACTTAGTTGATTACTGCTGACTGGTATCTCTGTGGCCTTTCCAAGTCTGAACAGTAATAACTGCATAATGTCCATGCACccttttcttggggggggggggggggattctttTTCCAAGCCTTACGCCCTGTTTGGTGTAAAATCATCTCTCAAACCCAAGACTAATAAGTAGTCAGATAAGCTTTAGCCCCATGAAAATTTATATACAAATATGGTGGTGATCTGTTGTCTGTTTTTTAACTTGCAAGACTTCAGGTTGtgaatgacttttctttttttttttttttttttttaaaagccctcCAGTATTGGCTCCATGGCTCTCACTGAAGGAGCTTTATCCCAGCATGGTTTGTCCAGAGTTGTATACAGTGGACCTCATCCTCAGAGGGAGATGTTAACAGCACAGAACAGGTGGAACTGTATAGTAAGATTTTGCTTGAGAATTATTAATGAATTTTAACATCTTATATAGTTACAGACTTAAGGtgtatgcttgttttttttttaaacacatttaaacGTGGATGCATAAAGAATGAGAGCACGTATTACTACATGGAGGGAAGAAACAACTTACAGACCCAAACTACTCAATTATCAGTAACTATTGAAATACAGTACCAAGTCTGTTCAAATAAAACTCTTGAAGATTTCtgtgtaaactttttttttcctttttaaaaaataaaattgccaaTCTAATCTCTAATGTTCCTTGTAAACTCTAGGTTTGAAGTACTGACATTCCTTCTGCTCTGTTACAATGCTGCCTTAAGCTACATGCCTGCAGTTTCTCTTCAGTCATTGTGTCAAATTTGTTCAAGGTAACTTCTGTTGGCTGATTATACTTAAAATGGTATTGTCAACTTGAAATGTGATCAGGtggagtttatttaaaaaaaaaattcacattccCAAAAGCTGCTGGTGAACTTGACTTTTTTTCTAAGCGTTTACAGTTGCATTATTTCTGTTTAAAGTATCTCTTCTATGATTCTTGGTTGCGATCTCAAAGTAGGGGAAGCCATAATGTGACTCATATGCAGTGCTGCcaaatggaagaagaaatcaaTTTGAAGGAAATATGTCTGTTTTTAATTATAGTAGCTGTAGGTGTTTTAACGAAATacaatcagaaatattttctaaaatcttGGTAATTCTTGCATTGCaagcttattaaaaatatttgaatgctGTGCAAGCTGAAACTCACTTGAAAGTATAGTAGATCTTGAAATGAGAGATGAGTTCATTCTTGCATGTATTTTGGGTATTTCCAAAATCTGATGctactttttcaaaacaaattaccTCTGCTTTAACTGTAATGTCTACTTTTGATCCCTTTCCTTTTTAAGATGGtacttattttatttacaaaggTTAAACTTACTGTGTGATAACAATTGCAGCACAAAATATTTTGAGCTAAtctcaagtattttaaaactagATTTTTTGCACTTGGGCATCTTCAGTGGTAGTTTCTGTTTTCATAAAATTATCTTACTCTGATGGAAAGTGAAACAGTTCTGCTGATGTCATTCAAGCCTTTTTATAGGAAGTAACTCAGGCTAGAGTAGGCTTTTTAAAATTGATCAATATTGGCGTTAATAGAGTAGCTATGTTAAGATCTTTTCGGTAACCTTATCAGTGTAACTGATCATATTTCTACTGCGAGTTCACTGTTTTTTCCCAAAATACTTATTGTATCCTTACACTATTGCATCTAGCAAATGCATAAATACATACATCTGCATAAAAAAAGACCtagttaaatgtttttatttaaattagcaTTTTTGTTTAAACGTAGAGACTCATGTCTAGTGAAACACTTGTTTAAACTAGactcctccctccatcccccagcTTTGCCTAATGCTGAAATGCATATTATTTTAGTGGACTATAACAGTAGTCTTTGAGCCAAATCATTGGTAGAAATTATGGAGTATCTGGAACTGAAATGTTGccttaataaatatatatttatttatttttaatttttaacccAACTCACATAATAGCCTCTTCTGGGGGATGAAGAGGGGGAATACGGGATGGGAGATGCATACttaaaaaatatacatgcatatacatctACACATATATTTTTGGTTGTTCAACTTAGTTAATTTTGCTAACTAGCTCATGTCATCTGAGAATTAGATAGGCGCTTTTGTGCTTCAATTTTTGCTATATATGGACAAAACAAAATGTGAGAGGATGCACTGTCGTGGTTCTaacatcttgaaaatatttctcaGAAGAGTCAGTTTGATTCACTAATTGGAgataacatttttgttttagCTAGCTATCAAAATACTGTGCAGATGAACTCTGTATATTTGCATTCTAGTttctaaaaatttaaaattttaagataTTTGAGTAGTTTGACACAAATCACAATATAATCTGAAGTAATATATTCTTTTCCTAATAGTAATAAAATAGGAGTTAATTTGAATGATTATGCAGGAAGTACTTAAATAGTGTATGCTTCTGGCCAACAACAGTATCAAATTTAGAGGGAAAACTTGCATTTATTTACAAATTAAAGTGTTTGGACATTCTGGAAAATCAAAATTCAAAAGCAAGATGAACTGTTTTTCAGAAACATGGCTTTAAATGGTTGCATTCAATCACTTAAATTTTACTTTGTGCCAGTCTTAGAAATTCATACTTAAAGTCGTAAGTATCAGTGACAACTTTAGCTGAATACTGATGCTTAGAGCAGCAGTTGACCAACTTGATAAGTGACAGCACAAGCCTAGGGCTTATGGATTTACTCTTCAATAACAGATGTGCATATAGTGAAGTGGGTATTGTACTCCTTCATAAACGCTTCCTGGTGTTCTTGTTTCCTTGCATGTTGTTACTGGCACGGCTCCCTGCCTTTCTTGATGAAGgctcaattttttgtttttttgtagatATGGCGAAATTAACATGAAGTTAATTCATTAACATGAATTGAGCTTGTAGTAGGTGCCAGGCACATACTGGGAGAGTTGCTGAGCCATGCAGATCTGGGGGGTCTGTTTGTTTATTGTAAATACCTAAAGCAGAAGATGAGTTGCAGaatagagagggaaaagaaaaatgcatgcacAGTAAGTTAGTGGCAAAGCTAGTATTCATTTATAAAAGGGGGGGGTCTTGAAATCTCTGTTACAAATGTAATTTGAAAGATACTGCAATACAGTCTTACAAGAGGAACTCAGaaaatgtgagggtttttttgctttgtttctggcaaaagaaaaatctaagaGCAGTGTCACAGACTTTCTGAAAGTAAACTTTTTAGTCTAtgctttggaaaaggaaatactTTGATTAATATAACTAAAGATCTTTCTAGAAGTTCAGTAATATGAAGCTGGCTGTTCTGAAATGTCAATGAATTGAATACTTAATCCCTCAGTTTTTTTATTTCCAATCTGTTTTGACTATAGAACCTTATGTGGAATTTTGTTCAAAACTAATCTCTAAGGCTGACTTTCACTGgattttataataattttattgATATGACACTTCTAGTCTCTTTGCTCTGTGTGTGCAACTTTGTTTTATATGGAATGACATGCTTATGTCtctatgaataataataattcatagcctacttttgtttccttaaatatgattttttttttccttgttcagcaGCAAATGCTTTTAACTCAGAATTATTTACTGGCAAATTTTTTCTTGTTCAATTGCAGTATAAAAGTAACATGAGTGACTAGGATGTCTTCTGTCTATTGTATTTTGAAGGACTTGAACTCTGCCAGTAGAGGGCATATCTTTCTTCCATAATGAGTAGTAGTCTAGTTCAGCACACAGTTGTTGCTGGATACCTTTCTGTGGGTCTATTgtaattaaaatgtgtattaaacACTTAGCTTTGTAATGTTCTATACAAACGTGCTTCTACATTATTTACTAATGACAAATACATGATTTCTTTAGAATTTGTGTCTGTGGATATCCTCGCCAGCAAGTGAGGAAGTACAAGGGAGTAAATAGCAGGATTCCCGTTTCTTCTGAATTTATGGTGCAAATGCTAACAGGGATTTATTATGCCTTGtgagttgttgggtttttttttttcctctacatatgcatacaaaataaagaaatgtcagCCTAATTTGTACATTCATGTAGGCATACAaccttttaaatgtttcatttcctAGTGAGTAGGAGTATGTCTAGTAGTACGGTCATCAAGAAAACATACTTCAGCTAACTAGTTGCAGAACTAACCCATGTAATATTGGAGAAAGAGGGCTGTAATAGCACATAATGGATGTAACTGGTGATGTGAAAGTCTTTGAATAACCTCTTCCAACTGTTGTCTACTGCCTACATTTCTACATGCCTAGTTTTGATATCAGTCtacttggtgggggggggaaatcttacCATTGCTGCTTTGAAGTGCTGATGTCATTCACTCTTTGATAGTCATGTTGATGTGTGAAGCGCTCTTATTAACTGAAATAACTGTTATTAAGACTACTCCACCTTCTAATTATTCCTGTGTTGCTAATGTTAGAACAATCCTGTTTGAAGTTCAGAAAACGTCATGACAGCTGATCAAGAACtaattgtgtaattttttttaaatgaaaataaaacttgttCCTCCTTAGACACCTCTTCAGAACAAGTTTTCTAGATAGCAGGCCTAATAGGCAGTAATTAGTTCAACTTCTAAATTGAGCATTAAGGAATACTAAGGACATCAGTGGATGTCATGTGACCAAGAAGGATCATCAGTTGATAGGTGCTaacttatatatataaatttatttttgtagttATAATGGAGAGTGGGATCTGGCTCGTAAAGCTATGGATGACATTTTGTATAGAGCACAGCTGGAACTGTATCCAGAACCTCTGCTGGTAGGTACTGTATTTCAACTTTGAGCAGAATTTTTAGTCCAGTAAATTCTTCTGATGAATGCACACCCTGATGCAACATCATGCCAGGAACCTAAAGCCCACAAGGTCTATACAGTTGTGCTAATGTGAATACCTAGACCTATAAGTATATAGAGACACACATTTTTAGCATACTTTTTATCTTACCATATCCCCTAGTGTACAAGCCTCGAAGGTTTAGAAGATGCAGAAACATGCTGAAGTTCATGTTAAGGAATAGCCACATATTTGAACCAGAAACTTTGCTTTAAATAGTGTGATGGGTTTTAAATACAGCTTAGTTGTGAGAGAGGCAATTGCAGCTGGCATTTTTTTGCATCCTCTGCAAAATGTTAGTGTGGTTAGCAAAACGTTAGTATCATTATTGAACTTAAACTGGGGTTATACAGAGTAGTCTTCTTGGAGTAATACGAATCCCCTTACATAATTCTTCTCCTAAAATTTGGATATTTTTGATAACAACTTATCTGCATTTATTCCATTGTAGGTTGCTAATGCAATAAAAGCTTCACTGCCTCAGGGTGCCATGAAATCTAGTAAAGAAGGTACAAGATGCATTCAGGTTGAAATTACACCTACTTCATCTAGAATATCAAGAAATGCTGTGACTAGCATGTCTATCCGAGGGCATAGATGGAAAAGACATGGTAAGAAACATTATTTGCAATGAATTCTGAGCTTTTTAATCctgtttaaaataatattgaGGTTTTGGGTTTTGCACATCTTCATTGTTAATTAAAATGCCTTCAATGAGTGAATATTGTACATTAGTTCTCTTTAGATTGAGATTGCTTTTCTGAAGAgaattattcagatttttaataTGGGTTTGAGGCAGTTATAAAACTGATCATATGTGAAATGGGATgtgcagttctgctgctgctggtaaGCAAACAGCAGTTTGGAGTTTATTTTCTTAACTGGTGAATGGAAATCTTAATACTGTTCAGATGAAGTATTTTCTCTACTTCTTTCCTTGACCAtgtttggttttctgtttgtttttaaccaaCTTCTATTAAAGGGAATTCTACAAAATCACTGAATCTTTAAAGAAGCTGatgttcctgttttcttctgaacagtAGTGTATAATACCTGAAGCAAAGCCAATATATTTGTAACAGCTTTACTGTTATATTTAATATTCTTACCACAAAACCTCATCTGTCTTAAATTACTTCAATAAAACTGGGACTTGAAGATAGTcagataaatttttatttttagggcaGATTAACATAAGCCATTCTAACAAGTTGAacacaggtctgtggtgaaaagTGAGAAAAGATGGTGCTGAATGTA
This Dromaius novaehollandiae isolate bDroNov1 chromosome 2, bDroNov1.hap1, whole genome shotgun sequence DNA region includes the following protein-coding sequences:
- the HYCC1 gene encoding hyccin isoform X2, yielding MLAVDTGVVEEWLSEFKTLPEASISSYATNLKDKSALVSSLYKVIQEPQSELLEPVCHQLFEFYRSGEEQLLRFTLQFLPELMWCYLAVSASRDLQSSGCIEALLLGVYNLEIVDKQGHSKVLSFTIPSLSKPSVYHEPSSIGSMALTEGALSQHGLSRVVYSGPHPQREMLTAQNRFEVLTFLLLCYNAALSYMPAVSLQSLCQICSRICVCGYPRQQVRKYKGVNSRIPVSSEFMVQMLTGIYYAFYNGEWDLARKAMDDILYRAQLELYPEPLLVANAIKASLPQGAMKSSKEGTRCIQVEITPTSSRISRNAVTSMSIRGHRWKRHEQPENGNDATELGNFIIPEISVTNVAGERTGNGEKSRALAENDVQHLQGVQETATDPRTDSKGIPEIRRQKSVRKMMEDGINSSGRVQF